In Pseudomonas fluorescens, one genomic interval encodes:
- the guaA gene encoding glutamine-hydrolyzing GMP synthase, whose product MALDIHAHRILILDFGSQYTQLIARRVREIGVYCELHPFDMDEEAIREFAPKGVILAGGPESVHEANSPRCPQAVFDLGVPVFGICYGMQTMAEQLGGKVEGSELREFGYARVDVVGKSRLLDGIEDHIDADGLFGLDVWMSHGDKVTKMPEDFHILASTPSCPIAGMFNDERAYYGVQFHPEVTHTKQGGRILSRFVLDICGCEALWTPSKIAEDAIANIRAQVGTDNVLLGLSGGVDSSVVAALLHKAIGDQLTCVFVDNGLLRLHEGEQVMAMFAENMGVKVIRANAEDQFLNNLAGEADPEKKRKIIGRTFIDVFDAESCKLDNIKYLAQGTIYPDVIESAGAKSGKAHVIKSHHNVGGLPEEMNLKLVEPLRELFKDEVRRLGLELGLPYDMVYRHPFPGPGLGVRILGEVKKEYADLLRRADHIFIEELRKADWYHKVSQAFVVFQPVKSVGVVGDGRRYAWVVALRAVETIDFMTARWAHLPYELLETVSGRIINEIEGISRVTYDVSSKPPATIEWE is encoded by the coding sequence ATGGCCCTCGACATTCACGCTCACCGCATCCTGATCCTCGACTTCGGTTCGCAATACACCCAACTGATTGCCCGCCGCGTGCGCGAGATCGGTGTGTATTGCGAGCTGCACCCGTTCGACATGGACGAAGAGGCGATCCGCGAATTCGCACCTAAAGGCGTCATCCTCGCCGGCGGCCCCGAGTCCGTGCACGAAGCCAACAGCCCGCGCTGCCCACAGGCAGTCTTCGATCTGGGCGTGCCGGTCTTCGGTATCTGCTACGGCATGCAGACCATGGCCGAGCAACTGGGCGGCAAGGTTGAAGGTTCCGAGCTGCGTGAGTTCGGTTACGCCCGCGTTGACGTAGTCGGCAAGAGCCGCCTGCTCGACGGCATCGAGGACCACATCGACGCTGACGGCCTGTTCGGTCTCGACGTGTGGATGAGCCACGGTGACAAGGTCACCAAGATGCCGGAAGACTTCCACATCCTGGCCAGCACCCCGAGCTGCCCGATCGCCGGCATGTTCAATGACGAACGCGCTTACTACGGCGTGCAGTTCCACCCGGAAGTGACCCACACCAAGCAGGGCGGCCGCATCCTCTCGCGCTTCGTGCTCGACATCTGCGGCTGTGAAGCCCTGTGGACTCCGTCGAAGATCGCTGAAGACGCCATCGCCAACATCCGCGCACAGGTCGGCACCGACAACGTGCTGCTGGGTCTGTCCGGCGGCGTTGACTCCTCGGTGGTTGCGGCGCTGCTGCACAAAGCCATCGGCGACCAACTGACCTGCGTCTTCGTCGACAACGGCCTGCTGCGTCTGCACGAAGGCGAGCAAGTGATGGCCATGTTCGCCGAGAACATGGGCGTCAAGGTGATCCGCGCCAACGCGGAAGACCAGTTCCTGAACAACCTGGCCGGCGAAGCTGATCCAGAGAAGAAGCGCAAGATCATCGGCCGTACCTTCATCGACGTGTTCGATGCCGAATCCTGCAAGCTGGACAACATCAAGTACCTGGCGCAAGGCACCATCTACCCGGACGTGATCGAGTCGGCTGGCGCGAAAAGCGGCAAGGCCCACGTGATCAAGTCGCACCACAACGTGGGCGGCCTGCCGGAAGAAATGAACCTGAAACTGGTCGAGCCACTGCGCGAACTGTTCAAGGACGAAGTCCGTCGTCTGGGTCTGGAACTGGGCCTGCCGTACGACATGGTCTACCGTCACCCGTTCCCGGGCCCGGGTCTGGGCGTGCGCATCCTCGGTGAAGTGAAGAAGGAATACGCCGACCTGCTGCGTCGCGCCGACCATATCTTCATCGAAGAACTGCGCAAAGCCGACTGGTATCACAAAGTCAGCCAGGCCTTCGTGGTGTTCCAGCCAGTGAAATCGGTTGGCGTGGTCGGCGACGGCCGTCGTTACGCCTGGGTCGTGGCCCTGCGTGCCGTGGAAACCATCGACTTCATGACCGCACGTTGGGCACACCTGCCTTACGAACTGCTGGAAACCGTCTCCGGCCGCATCATCAATGAAATCGAAGGTATTTCGCGCGTCACTTACGACGTGTCGAGCAAGCCGCCGGCGACCATTGAGTGGGAGTGA
- the leuA gene encoding 2-isopropylmalate synthase → MSMLKDPSSKYRAFPVINLPDRTWPSKTIDAAPIWCSSDLRDGNQSLIEPMDAVKKLRFWKTLVQVGVKEIEASFPAASQTDFDFVRTLIEEGHIPDDTTIQVLTQGREDLIERTFESLRGAKKAIVHLYNATSPSFRRIVFNQDKDGIKAIAVNAAKLFVKYAAMQPDTEWTFEYSPETFSATELEFAKEVCDAVIEVWNPTPEHKMILNLPATVECATPNVYADQIEWFGRNINRRDSVIISLHTHNDRGTGVAATELGLMAGADRVEGCLFGNGERTGNVDLVTVALNMYTQGVDPELDFSDIDGVRKVVEECNQIQVHPRHPYVGDLVHTAFSGSHQDAIRKGFAQQKPDTLWEVPYLPIDPADIGRSYEAVIRVNSQSGKGGIAYLLEQEYGISLPRRMQIEFSQVVQRETDRLGLEMTAKQIHSLLISEYLQANTPYALVSHRLQEENGNSAVEVEVASKGQGETNLHWRGKGNGALEALVAGLPIPVEIMDYNEHAIGAGTNAKAAAYIELRVNGERAVHGVGIDENITTASFKALFSALNRSLSQPEAKAA, encoded by the coding sequence ATGAGCATGCTCAAAGACCCGTCTTCGAAATACCGCGCGTTCCCCGTCATCAATCTGCCGGATCGCACCTGGCCGTCGAAAACCATCGACGCCGCGCCGATCTGGTGCAGCTCCGACCTGCGTGACGGCAACCAGTCGCTCATCGAGCCGATGGACGCGGTGAAGAAGCTGCGCTTCTGGAAAACCCTCGTTCAGGTGGGTGTGAAGGAAATCGAAGCCTCGTTCCCGGCCGCTTCGCAAACCGACTTCGACTTCGTGCGTACCCTGATCGAAGAAGGCCACATCCCGGACGACACCACCATTCAGGTGCTGACCCAGGGCCGTGAAGACTTGATCGAGCGCACCTTCGAATCCCTGCGCGGGGCGAAGAAAGCCATCGTCCACCTGTACAACGCCACCTCGCCTTCCTTCCGTCGCATCGTCTTCAACCAGGACAAGGACGGCATCAAGGCCATCGCGGTCAACGCCGCCAAGCTGTTCGTCAAGTACGCGGCGATGCAGCCGGACACCGAGTGGACCTTCGAATACTCGCCGGAAACCTTCAGCGCCACCGAGCTGGAGTTTGCCAAGGAAGTCTGTGACGCGGTGATCGAGGTCTGGAACCCGACGCCTGAGCACAAGATGATCCTCAACTTGCCGGCCACCGTCGAATGCGCAACGCCGAACGTCTACGCCGACCAGATCGAATGGTTCGGCCGCAACATCAACCGTCGTGACAGCGTGATCATCAGCCTGCACACCCACAACGACCGTGGCACCGGCGTCGCCGCTACCGAGCTGGGCCTGATGGCAGGTGCGGATCGCGTCGAAGGCTGCCTGTTCGGCAACGGCGAGCGTACCGGTAACGTCGACCTCGTTACTGTCGCACTGAACATGTACACCCAGGGCGTTGACCCTGAGCTGGACTTCTCCGACATCGACGGCGTGCGCAAAGTCGTCGAAGAGTGCAACCAGATCCAGGTGCACCCGCGCCACCCGTACGTCGGCGACCTGGTCCACACCGCATTCTCCGGCTCGCACCAGGACGCGATCCGCAAGGGCTTCGCCCAGCAGAAACCGGACACCCTGTGGGAAGTGCCGTATCTGCCGATCGACCCGGCCGACATCGGTCGCAGCTACGAGGCGGTGATTCGTGTGAACAGCCAGTCGGGCAAGGGCGGTATCGCCTACTTGCTGGAGCAGGAATACGGCATCAGCCTGCCGCGTCGCATGCAGATCGAGTTCAGCCAGGTGGTGCAGCGTGAAACCGATCGCCTCGGCCTGGAAATGACCGCCAAGCAGATTCACTCGCTGTTGATCAGCGAATACCTGCAAGCCAACACCCCGTACGCGCTGGTCAGCCATCGTCTGCAGGAAGAAAACGGCAACAGTGCCGTCGAAGTGGAAGTGGCGAGCAAGGGTCAGGGCGAAACCAACCTGCACTGGCGCGGCAAGGGCAACGGTGCGCTGGAAGCACTGGTGGCCGGTCTGCCGATTCCGGTGGAGATCATGGACTACAACGAACACGCGATCGGCGCGGGCACCAACGCCAAGGCCGCCGCGTACATCGAGCTGCGCGTGAATGGCGAGCGTGCAGTGCACGGCGTGGGTATCGATGAAAACATCACCACCGCCAGCTTCAAGGCGCTGTTCAGTGCGCTGAACCGCTCGTTGAGCCAGCCGGAAGCGAAAGCGGCTTAA
- the guaB gene encoding IMP dehydrogenase: MLRISQEALTFDDILLVPGYSEVLPNEVSLKTRLTRGIELNIPLVSAAMDTVTEARLAIAMAQEGGIGIIHKNMTIEQQAAEVRKVKKFEAGVVKDPITIEADATVRDLFELTRMHNISGVPVLHDGDLVGIVTSRDVRFETRLEATVREVMTPKERLVTVREGADKNEVRELLHKHRLEKVLIVDDKFALKGMMTVKDIEKAKAYPLASKDDQGRLRVGAAVGTGKDTGDRVAALVNAGVDVVVVDTAHGHSKGVIDRVRWVKENFPEVQVIGGNIATGAAAKALAEAGADAVKVGIGPGSICTTRIVAGVGVPQISAIANVAAALEGTGVPLIADGGIRFSGDLSKAIVAGASCVMMGSMFAGTEEAPGEIELFQGRSYKAYRGMGSLGAMSQAQGSSDRYFQDSSAGAEKLVPEGIEGRVPYKGTLTAIIHQLMGGLRSSMGYTGSANIEEMRTKPEFVRITGAGMAESHVHDVQITKEAPNYRVG, from the coding sequence ATGCTGCGTATCAGCCAAGAAGCTCTGACATTCGACGACATTCTCCTAGTGCCCGGTTATTCCGAGGTGCTTCCTAACGAAGTCAGTCTCAAGACCCGCCTTACCCGTGGCATCGAGCTGAATATTCCTCTGGTTTCTGCCGCCATGGACACCGTTACTGAAGCCCGTCTGGCAATCGCCATGGCTCAGGAAGGTGGTATCGGTATCATCCACAAGAACATGACCATCGAGCAGCAAGCTGCCGAAGTGCGTAAGGTCAAGAAGTTCGAAGCCGGCGTCGTGAAAGATCCGATCACCATCGAGGCTGATGCCACGGTGCGTGACCTGTTCGAACTGACCCGCATGCACAACATTTCCGGCGTTCCGGTGCTGCACGATGGCGACCTGGTCGGCATCGTCACCTCCCGTGACGTCCGCTTCGAAACCCGTCTGGAAGCCACCGTACGTGAAGTGATGACGCCTAAAGAGCGTCTGGTCACCGTGCGTGAAGGCGCCGACAAGAACGAAGTCCGCGAGTTGCTGCACAAGCACCGCCTGGAAAAAGTCCTGATCGTCGACGACAAGTTTGCCCTCAAAGGCATGATGACCGTCAAAGACATCGAAAAAGCCAAAGCCTACCCGCTGGCCAGCAAGGACGATCAAGGTCGTCTGCGCGTTGGCGCTGCCGTCGGTACCGGTAAAGACACCGGTGACCGCGTTGCCGCTCTGGTCAACGCCGGTGTGGACGTGGTGGTGGTCGACACCGCACACGGTCACTCCAAGGGCGTGATCGACCGCGTTCGCTGGGTCAAAGAGAATTTCCCTGAAGTGCAGGTGATCGGCGGCAACATCGCCACCGGCGCAGCCGCCAAGGCCCTGGCCGAAGCGGGTGCCGATGCGGTCAAGGTCGGTATCGGCCCTGGCTCGATCTGCACCACCCGCATCGTCGCCGGTGTCGGCGTGCCGCAAATCAGTGCCATCGCCAACGTCGCCGCTGCCCTTGAAGGCACTGGCGTGCCGTTGATCGCCGACGGCGGCATCCGTTTCTCCGGTGACCTGTCCAAGGCCATCGTCGCTGGGGCGTCCTGCGTGATGATGGGTTCGATGTTCGCCGGTACTGAAGAAGCCCCGGGCGAGATCGAACTGTTCCAAGGCCGTTCTTACAAGGCTTATCGCGGCATGGGTTCGCTGGGCGCCATGTCCCAAGCGCAAGGTTCTTCCGACCGTTACTTCCAGGACTCCTCGGCAGGCGCCGAGAAGCTTGTTCCGGAAGGGATCGAAGGCCGTGTGCCGTACAAAGGCACCCTGACGGCGATCATCCACCAGTTGATGGGCGGTCTGCGTTCCTCGATGGGTTACACCGGCAGCGCCAACATCGAAGAAATGCGCACCAAGCCTGAGTTCGTGCGGATCACCGGTGCCGGTATGGCCGAATCCCACGTTCACGACGTGCAGATCACCAAAGAAGCGCCAAACTACCGCGTAGGTTGA
- a CDS encoding peptidoglycan DD-metalloendopeptidase family protein, which produces MPRFFAPLLLLCLTSFNAHADSYITRLLNKPVPGGVAVVDLGSATQAPKATYQGKPVLVVKEQNNWLAIVGVPLTVKPGSQQISSGGRNLPFTVGNKKYPEQHITLKNTQQVNPNPANLKRIEGELAEQIKAYRSFSPNTPSNLLLDKPVNGPLSSKFGVRRFFNGEERNPHAGLDFAVPAGTPIKTPAAGKVILTGNYFFNGNTVFVDHGQGFISMFCHMSKIDVKVGDQLARGAVVGKVGSTGRATGPHMHWNISLNDARVDPAIFIGAFQP; this is translated from the coding sequence ATGCCGCGTTTTTTTGCTCCGTTATTGTTGCTGTGCCTGACCTCCTTCAACGCCCACGCCGACAGTTACATCACCCGTTTGCTGAACAAACCGGTGCCGGGCGGGGTGGCGGTGGTTGATCTGGGCAGCGCCACTCAGGCGCCTAAAGCCACCTATCAGGGCAAACCGGTGCTGGTGGTGAAAGAACAGAACAACTGGCTGGCGATTGTCGGTGTGCCGCTGACGGTCAAACCCGGCAGCCAGCAGATCAGCAGCGGTGGGCGCAATCTGCCGTTCACGGTTGGCAACAAGAAATACCCGGAACAGCACATCACCCTGAAGAACACTCAACAGGTCAATCCGAACCCGGCCAACCTCAAGCGCATCGAGGGTGAACTGGCCGAGCAGATCAAGGCCTACCGCAGCTTCAGTCCGAATACCCCGAGCAACCTGCTGCTGGACAAACCGGTCAACGGGCCGCTGTCGAGCAAATTCGGTGTGCGCCGCTTTTTCAATGGCGAAGAGCGCAACCCCCATGCCGGTCTCGACTTTGCGGTGCCGGCCGGCACGCCGATCAAGACTCCGGCGGCGGGCAAGGTGATTCTGACCGGCAACTATTTCTTCAATGGCAACACGGTGTTTGTCGATCACGGCCAGGGCTTTATCAGCATGTTCTGCCACATGTCGAAAATCGACGTGAAGGTCGGCGATCAACTGGCCCGTGGCGCGGTGGTGGGCAAGGTCGGCTCGACCGGCCGGGCGACCGGGCCGCACATGCACTGGAACATCAGCCTGAACGATGCGCGGGTGGATCCGGCGATTTTCATTGGTGCGTTCCAACCGTAA
- a CDS encoding sulfite exporter TauE/SafE family protein yields MSVAGLLSEWTWGAGGWAVIGLGIALAYIVFGIAGFGTALVAGPILILFMPLSKIVPLLVLLDFVAAFGNLLPSRRDVAKPELLRLLPCMAVGCTLGVIFLLNLKSDLLLLLMGLFISTYAVYSLWVKTRPTQLSAAWALPMGTVGGLFGALFGSGGFLYAIYLNSRLPKDAARATQSALISCSTVVRLSLFAIAGVYAELPLLMLALCLLPAMALGLWIGRRLTMRLSREAFVRLVTWLVLASGIALIGRYIISMA; encoded by the coding sequence ATGAGCGTGGCGGGGTTGTTGAGCGAGTGGACGTGGGGCGCGGGCGGCTGGGCGGTGATCGGGCTGGGCATCGCACTGGCCTATATCGTGTTCGGGATTGCCGGGTTCGGTACCGCACTGGTCGCGGGGCCGATTCTGATTCTGTTCATGCCGTTGTCGAAAATCGTGCCGCTGCTGGTGTTGCTGGATTTCGTCGCGGCGTTCGGCAATCTGCTGCCCTCGCGCCGGGATGTGGCCAAGCCCGAGTTGTTGCGGCTGCTGCCATGCATGGCGGTGGGGTGCACGTTGGGGGTGATTTTCCTGCTCAACCTCAAATCCGACCTGTTGCTGCTGTTGATGGGGTTATTCATCAGCACTTATGCGGTTTACAGCCTGTGGGTGAAAACCCGGCCGACGCAGTTGTCTGCCGCATGGGCGCTACCGATGGGCACGGTAGGCGGGCTGTTTGGCGCGCTGTTTGGCAGTGGCGGCTTTCTATATGCGATCTATCTCAACAGCCGCCTGCCCAAGGACGCGGCGCGGGCCACGCAAAGTGCGCTGATCAGTTGCAGCACGGTGGTACGTTTGAGCCTGTTCGCCATCGCCGGGGTGTATGCCGAGCTACCCTTGTTGATGCTGGCGCTGTGTCTGTTGCCGGCCATGGCGCTGGGCCTGTGGATCGGGCGGCGGTTGACGATGCGCTTGTCGCGCGAGGCGTTTGTCCGATTGGTGACCTGGCTGGTGCTGGCGAGCGGGATTGCGTTGATCGGGCGCTACATTATTAGTATGGCGTGA
- the xseA gene encoding exodeoxyribonuclease VII large subunit, which produces MIKDPFARLGLDREVLTVSQLNGRARVLLEDVFSNIWVEGEISNLARPASGHVYFTLKDSGAQVRCALFRNNAARVRQALKDGLAVKVRGKVSLFEGRGDYQLILDTVEPAGDGALRLAFDALKEKLSAEGLFSAERKVPLPAHPQRIGIISSPSGAVIRDIISVFRRRAPQVQLTLIPTAVQGREATAQIVRALKLADARGFDALILARGGGSLEDLWCFNEEAVARAVDACVTPIVSAVGHETDVSISDFVADVRAPTPSAAAELLAPDSSHLIRQVESLHRSLVMRMRDRLMRDRLRLEGMARRLRHPGERLRQQAQRLDDLDMRMRRAFERQLNTRRERLIRLETRLAGQHPGRQLAMLRQRLDSLAERLPRAMREGLKSRRLQLHSQMQTLHVVSPLATLGRGYSILLDERGHAIRNAAQTHTGQRLKARLGEGELQVRVEDNHLTPVTLSLLD; this is translated from the coding sequence ATGATTAAAGATCCCTTTGCAAGACTTGGCCTGGACCGTGAAGTCCTGACCGTCAGCCAGCTCAACGGCCGCGCGCGGGTGTTGCTCGAAGACGTGTTCAGCAACATCTGGGTCGAAGGCGAAATCTCCAACCTCGCCCGCCCCGCGTCCGGTCACGTGTATTTCACCCTCAAGGACAGCGGTGCGCAGGTGCGTTGCGCGCTGTTCCGCAATAATGCGGCGCGGGTGCGTCAGGCGCTGAAGGACGGTCTGGCCGTGAAGGTACGCGGCAAGGTCTCGCTGTTCGAAGGACGTGGCGACTATCAGCTGATTCTCGATACCGTGGAGCCGGCCGGTGACGGCGCGCTGCGCCTGGCCTTCGATGCACTGAAGGAAAAGCTCAGCGCCGAAGGCCTGTTCAGTGCCGAACGCAAAGTGCCGTTGCCGGCGCATCCGCAACGCATCGGCATCATCAGTTCGCCGAGCGGCGCGGTGATTCGCGACATCATCAGCGTGTTCCGCCGGCGGGCGCCGCAGGTGCAACTGACGCTGATCCCGACTGCCGTGCAGGGTCGCGAGGCCACGGCGCAAATCGTCCGCGCGCTAAAACTGGCCGACGCCCGTGGTTTTGACGCGCTGATCCTCGCCCGTGGCGGTGGTTCGCTGGAAGACCTCTGGTGCTTCAACGAAGAAGCCGTGGCCCGCGCTGTCGATGCCTGCGTGACGCCGATTGTCAGCGCCGTCGGGCATGAAACCGACGTGTCGATCAGTGACTTCGTGGCTGACGTGCGCGCCCCAACGCCCTCCGCCGCCGCCGAACTGCTGGCCCCGGATTCGAGCCACCTGATCCGTCAGGTCGAAAGTCTGCACCGGAGTCTGGTGATGCGCATGCGCGACCGGCTGATGCGCGATCGTCTGCGCCTGGAAGGCATGGCCCGCCGTCTGCGCCACCCCGGCGAACGCCTGCGTCAGCAAGCGCAACGCCTGGATGACCTGGACATGCGCATGCGCCGGGCGTTCGAACGCCAACTGAATACCCGCCGCGAGCGCCTGATCCGTCTGGAAACCCGCCTCGCCGGGCAACACCCGGGACGCCAACTGGCGATGCTGCGCCAGCGCCTCGACAGCCTCGCCGAACGCCTGCCGCGAGCCATGCGCGAAGGCCTGAAAAGCCGTCGCCTGCAATTGCACAGCCAGATGCAGACGCTGCATGTGGTCAGTCCGCTGGCAACCCTCGGCCGTGGCTACAGCATCCTGCTGGATGAACGCGGGCACGCCATTCGCAACGCCGCGCAGACCCACACCGGCCAACGCCTGAAGGCCAGACTGGGCGAAGGCGAACTGCAAGTGCGCGTCGAGGACAACCACCTGACGCCTGTCACCCTTTCTTTACTGGACTGA
- a CDS encoding LysR family transcriptional regulator → MLSTRQLRYFVEIAECGSFSAAAERLFIAQSALSRQIKDMEARLQTPLFERTARQPRLTAAGEAFLPRARNLLNELSKASAMATEVGNGQLGTLRLSHSSTVSISGHLLRRISTYLNQQQGVSLDIGKLSSEAQLEELAEGRLDIGLLRLPVLRQREGIQVVPLFTERLLLAVPNDHRLADSAAVELAQLKDEPFISIPHPQRGGLSYLCADLCMRQGFFPKAARVMSRKTTQLQLIQAGFGIALLPESMQNIAPDGVRFLPLSDPDCQSTVALAYRQNPTPLVQHFIQTFTNPL, encoded by the coding sequence GTGCTTTCGACCCGTCAACTGCGCTACTTCGTGGAAATCGCCGAATGTGGCAGCTTCAGTGCAGCGGCTGAACGCCTGTTCATCGCGCAGTCGGCGCTGAGCCGGCAGATCAAGGACATGGAAGCGCGCCTGCAAACCCCGCTGTTCGAACGCACCGCACGCCAGCCCCGGCTCACGGCGGCGGGTGAGGCGTTTCTGCCCCGGGCCAGAAACCTGCTCAATGAGCTGAGCAAAGCCAGCGCGATGGCGACCGAAGTCGGTAACGGACAACTGGGCACGCTGCGTCTGAGTCATTCCAGCACCGTGTCGATCAGCGGGCATTTATTACGTCGGATCAGCACTTATCTGAATCAGCAGCAGGGCGTGTCGCTGGACATCGGCAAGCTGTCCTCCGAGGCGCAGCTTGAGGAACTCGCGGAAGGACGCCTGGACATTGGCCTGTTGCGCCTGCCGGTGCTGCGTCAGCGTGAAGGTATTCAGGTTGTGCCATTGTTCACCGAACGCTTGCTTCTGGCGGTGCCGAACGATCATCGCCTGGCCGATTCAGCCGCTGTCGAATTGGCGCAACTGAAGGACGAGCCGTTTATCTCGATCCCGCATCCGCAGCGTGGCGGGCTCAGCTATTTGTGTGCCGACCTGTGTATGCGTCAGGGCTTTTTTCCCAAAGCGGCGCGGGTGATGTCGCGCAAAACTACGCAGTTGCAGTTGATCCAGGCTGGATTCGGCATCGCCCTGCTGCCCGAATCAATGCAGAACATTGCCCCCGATGGCGTACGATTCTTACCGCTGAGTGATCCCGATTGCCAAAGCACCGTGGCCCTCGCCTATCGCCAGAACCCCACGCCACTGGTTCAACACTTCATCCAGACCTTCACAAATCCCCTGTAG